A region from the Sulfitobacter sp. D7 genome encodes:
- the yidD gene encoding membrane protein insertion efficiency factor YidD — MTPLAALLALPVRGYRLLFSPWVGYNCRYQPTCSAYALEALQKHGGLRGGWLAARRIARCHPWGHSGIDNVPD; from the coding sequence ATGACCCCCTTGGCGGCGCTGCTCGCCCTGCCGGTGCGCGGCTACCGGCTGCTTTTCAGCCCGTGGGTCGGATACAATTGCCGCTACCAGCCCACCTGCAGCGCCTATGCGCTGGAAGCTTTGCAAAAACACGGCGGGCTGCGGGGTGGATGGCTGGCCGCTCGGCGCATCGCCCGCTGCCACCCTTGGGGCCACAGCGGGATCGACAACGTCCCAGACTAG